A single Agrococcus sp. ARC_14 DNA region contains:
- a CDS encoding GTPase, producing MSEPTVDQLLSALSEAAELGAGRVPEGELETVRRIAGRASERRALSSEHTVVGFFGATGSGKSSLMNALAGESVARTHVRRPTTSVPLAAVWNPRGASDLLDWLQVSDRRIMDRPFAADRDGRGQDLSLILIDLPDFDSVALEHRAIAERLAGQVDVLVWVVDPQKYADAVIHRDFIAPLATHASVTAAVLNQVDRLPEHEVGRVVDSLRGLLRGDGLERVQVLPVSATQGTGIDDLRRLIARFASERKAASQRLAADVRGAAARLEAAGVPGKLRTADAQALERGLGTAANVDAVAQAVASSYRKRAGQITGWPLTAWLLRLAPDPLRRLHLSFGRDRRDAGQHRAEVNRTGMPPMNAAQRAQAGLAVRSYADAAAAGLGEGWTAAIHEHAADALESLPSELDRAVARTDLGARGSWWWPLLAALQWLALVVAVIGGIWLLLPILLPLWSMVAPVIPQVEGTESWLDGWPIPLVGLIGGVLLGIVLGIIGALVGGAIGAARRSRARRRLRKQVSAVAHASIVLPIEGERERAREFAVAVARASGRKR from the coding sequence GTGAGCGAGCCAACCGTCGACCAGCTGCTCAGCGCGCTCTCGGAGGCGGCAGAGCTCGGCGCGGGCCGCGTGCCGGAGGGCGAGCTCGAGACCGTGCGCCGCATCGCCGGCCGCGCGAGCGAGCGGCGCGCGCTCTCGTCGGAGCACACCGTCGTGGGCTTCTTCGGTGCCACCGGATCCGGCAAGTCGTCGCTCATGAACGCGCTCGCGGGTGAGTCGGTGGCGCGCACGCACGTGCGCAGGCCGACCACCTCGGTGCCGCTCGCCGCCGTGTGGAACCCGCGCGGCGCATCCGACCTGCTCGACTGGCTGCAGGTGAGCGATCGGCGCATCATGGATCGGCCGTTCGCCGCCGATCGCGACGGTCGCGGGCAGGATCTCTCGCTCATCCTCATCGACCTGCCCGACTTCGACTCGGTCGCGCTCGAGCACCGCGCCATCGCCGAGCGACTGGCCGGCCAGGTGGACGTGCTGGTGTGGGTCGTCGACCCGCAGAAGTACGCCGACGCCGTCATCCATCGCGACTTCATCGCGCCGCTGGCGACCCACGCATCTGTCACCGCCGCGGTGCTCAACCAGGTCGACCGGCTGCCCGAGCACGAGGTCGGCCGGGTCGTCGACTCGCTGCGCGGGCTGCTGCGGGGCGACGGGCTCGAACGCGTGCAGGTGCTGCCGGTCTCGGCGACGCAGGGCACCGGCATCGACGACCTGCGGCGCCTGATCGCGCGCTTCGCATCCGAGCGGAAGGCCGCCTCGCAGCGCCTCGCCGCCGATGTGCGGGGCGCGGCAGCGCGCCTCGAGGCCGCCGGTGTGCCCGGCAAGCTGCGAACCGCCGATGCGCAGGCGCTCGAGCGCGGGCTCGGGACGGCCGCGAATGTCGACGCCGTCGCGCAGGCGGTCGCGAGCAGCTATCGCAAGCGCGCCGGGCAGATCACCGGCTGGCCCCTCACGGCCTGGCTGCTGCGGCTGGCGCCCGACCCGCTGCGGCGCCTGCACCTGTCGTTCGGTCGCGACCGGCGCGACGCCGGGCAGCACCGCGCCGAGGTCAACCGCACGGGCATGCCTCCCATGAATGCGGCACAGCGCGCGCAGGCCGGCCTGGCGGTGCGCAGCTACGCAGACGCCGCGGCCGCAGGGCTCGGCGAGGGATGGACGGCGGCGATCCACGAGCATGCAGCGGATGCGCTGGAGTCGCTGCCGTCGGAGCTCGACCGGGCGGTCGCACGCACCGACCTGGGCGCGCGCGGCTCCTGGTGGTGGCCGCTGCTCGCAGCCCTCCAGTGGCTCGCGCTCGTGGTCGCCGTGATCGGCGGCATCTGGCTGCTGCTGCCGATCCTGCTGCCGCTGTGGAGCATGGTCGCGCCCGTCATCCCGCAGGTCGAGGGCACCGAGAGCTGGCTCGACGGCTGGCCGATCCCGCTCGTCGGCCTCATCGGCGGCGTGCTGCTGGGCATCGTGCTGGGCATCATCGGCGCGCTCGTGGGCGGCGCCATCGGTGCCGCCCGACGATCGCGGGCGCGCCGGCGGCTGCGCAAGCAGGTCAGCGCTGTCGCACACGCATCGATCGTGCTGCCGATCGAGGGTGAGCGCGAGCGGGCTCGCGAGTTCGCGGTGGCGGTCGCGCGGGCGTCGGGGCGCAAGCGGTAG